A window of the Verrucomicrobiia bacterium genome harbors these coding sequences:
- a CDS encoding ATP-binding protein: MGVVLGAALFGILTRPIGFLAAFWPANAVLLGLFIRKPHLAAVPGWVGAITGFLLADLLTGSQLLVTVLLSSANLATVLVGCLLYHRLSEEDRRLERPVSVLYLLLISAVASLASALVGCSVSPILFGNSWLDGLDHWFSTELANTVVILPVMLTAKRSWIIDHLRRFSHYRLKDVAPILVLLISITAAHVVGGPGAVAFPEPALLWCAVSYGVFANAVLLLLVSVWAMMAVSSGALHVPLSTDYLDSINSARLGIMFLALGPLTVASINAARNRLLERERQTAKDLAQALAAAEAAKHAKSEFLATMSHEIRTPMNGIVGMSNMLVETLLNADQQEMARVVKQSATSLLTIINDILDVSRMEAGKLAITPIAFRAGQLVTESLAVLAPVADAKKLRLSISIDPALNTTLWGDDSRIRQVLLNLTGNAIKFTAQGVVAVTAQRTGGTATHTALRITVKDTGIGIPDAVQAKLFQPFEQADGSVTRKFGGTGLGLSISRRLVELMGGQIGFNSTPGKGSEFWFTLELENRAAVSAPQTAPLFAKPTCALRLLVVDDNEINQAVAKRLLATMGHEADIVGDGEIALTHLTQRAYDAVLMDCLMPGMDGYETTRRIRSGHLPVLNPKIRVIALTASAMADDRERCYQAGMDDFVSKPIGFQEIQAALERVGFGVTAADPASSPAVEPALELLDGKVINELYKLSREDEPSLVHHLLKLFIQTVPEKLEQLGCAMSSRDADNVHKIAHLVAGSSVTVGARPMARLLKEIEVAVKNNHWSLAERCLGDLKSTWSLTYKRILAEMTPSNENTERRR; the protein is encoded by the coding sequence ATGGGCGTTGTTTTGGGGGCAGCGTTGTTTGGGATATTGACACGCCCCATTGGTTTCCTTGCGGCTTTTTGGCCTGCGAATGCAGTCCTGCTCGGACTCTTCATCCGTAAGCCGCACCTTGCGGCTGTCCCTGGCTGGGTGGGGGCCATCACCGGATTTCTGCTGGCCGACCTGCTTACGGGCAGCCAGTTGCTCGTCACCGTGCTGCTCTCTTCGGCCAATTTGGCTACGGTGCTGGTTGGTTGCTTGCTCTATCACCGGTTAAGTGAGGAAGACCGGCGCTTGGAGCGGCCTGTTTCAGTTCTATATCTGCTGCTTATCTCTGCTGTAGCCTCGCTCGCTTCGGCCTTGGTGGGCTGTAGTGTGTCACCGATATTGTTTGGTAATTCGTGGTTGGATGGGCTGGATCATTGGTTTTCCACGGAGTTGGCCAATACGGTGGTGATCTTGCCCGTGATGTTGACGGCCAAGCGCAGTTGGATCATCGACCACCTTCGTCGCTTTTCCCACTACCGGTTAAAGGATGTAGCTCCGATTTTAGTTTTGCTGATATCAATCACGGCGGCTCATGTAGTAGGTGGACCGGGAGCGGTTGCTTTTCCGGAACCGGCGTTGCTGTGGTGTGCGGTCAGCTACGGAGTTTTCGCCAATGCCGTGCTTCTGCTGCTGGTTTCCGTGTGGGCCATGATGGCCGTTTCTTCCGGGGCATTGCATGTTCCCTTGTCCACTGATTACTTGGATTCCATCAACTCTGCCCGTTTGGGCATCATGTTCCTCGCCTTGGGACCGTTGACCGTGGCCAGTATCAATGCCGCGCGTAATCGCTTGCTGGAACGGGAACGCCAGACCGCAAAGGATCTGGCGCAAGCACTGGCCGCAGCAGAAGCCGCCAAACATGCGAAGAGTGAGTTTCTCGCCACGATGAGCCATGAGATCCGCACTCCCATGAATGGCATAGTGGGCATGTCGAACATGCTCGTGGAAACGCTGCTCAATGCCGATCAGCAGGAGATGGCGCGCGTGGTGAAGCAGAGCGCCACCAGCCTGCTCACCATCATCAATGACATCCTCGATGTCTCGCGCATGGAGGCGGGCAAACTGGCTATCACGCCGATCGCTTTTCGTGCCGGTCAATTGGTCACAGAAAGCCTCGCCGTGCTGGCACCGGTCGCCGACGCCAAGAAATTGCGTCTCTCCATCTCGATTGATCCCGCGCTGAACACGACCTTATGGGGAGATGACAGCCGCATCCGCCAGGTGCTGCTGAATCTCACGGGGAACGCCATAAAATTCACCGCTCAAGGTGTTGTGGCAGTGACGGCGCAAAGAACTGGTGGAACGGCAACGCACACTGCGCTTCGCATCACGGTGAAGGATACCGGCATCGGTATCCCTGACGCGGTGCAGGCAAAATTATTTCAGCCCTTTGAGCAGGCAGATGGCAGTGTCACCCGCAAGTTTGGCGGCACGGGTCTGGGGCTTTCCATCTCGCGACGGCTCGTTGAATTGATGGGTGGCCAGATCGGCTTCAACAGCACTCCGGGCAAGGGTTCTGAATTTTGGTTCACGTTGGAGTTGGAGAATCGCGCGGCTGTCAGCGCACCGCAAACCGCGCCTTTGTTTGCCAAGCCCACGTGTGCCCTTCGCTTGCTGGTAGTGGATGACAACGAGATCAATCAAGCAGTGGCCAAACGGCTGCTGGCCACCATGGGGCATGAGGCGGACATCGTGGGGGATGGCGAGATCGCACTCACGCATCTCACCCAGCGGGCCTATGATGCCGTGCTGATGGATTGCCTGATGCCAGGGATGGATGGCTATGAAACCACGCGCCGAATCCGCTCTGGACATCTGCCAGTTTTGAATCCCAAGATCCGTGTCATCGCCCTGACCGCCTCCGCCATGGCGGATGACCGGGAGCGGTGCTATCAGGCCGGGATGGATGACTTCGTCAGCAAGCCTATCGGGTTTCAGGAAATTCAAGCGGCGCTGGAACGGGTGGGATTTGGTGTAACGGCAGCAGATCCGGCGTCGTCTCCAGCTGTGGAACCTGCGCTGGAATTACTGGATGGCAAAGTGATCAACGAGCTGTACAAGTTATCACGTGAGGACGAGCCTTCATTGGTTCATCATCTCCTTAAATTATTTATCCAGACGGTACCTGAAAAGCTCGAACAACTCGGTTGTGCGATGTCTTCACGAGATGCCGACAATGTTCACAAGATCGCCCACTTGGTGGCCGGGAGCAGCGTCACCGTGGGAGCGAGACCGATGGCCAGACTGCTCAAAGAGATAGAAGTCGCGGTCAAAAACAACCATTGGTCCCTGGCGGAAAGATGCCTCGGCGATCTCAAAAGCACATGGTCGCTGACCTATAAACGCATCCTGGCCGAAATGACTCCCTCAAATGAAAATACTGAGCGTAGAAGATAA
- a CDS encoding response regulator — protein MKILSVEDNPLAQLVVATTLKSLGHEVVQTDDGEEAWNILGADHGIRAVVCDWRLPRLDGLDLCRRVRKERNDYISFILLTQEHALRENLQDASAAGVDNFLSKPVDACQLELCLNTAARVVDFTSENKSSSGLLPICSYCKKIRDGKDRWHQMEHYLSCGFNLRFSHSICPVCMDKHVEPELKRLGM, from the coding sequence ATGAAAATACTGAGCGTAGAAGATAATCCGCTGGCGCAACTGGTCGTCGCCACCACCTTGAAATCACTGGGCCATGAGGTGGTGCAAACGGATGATGGCGAGGAAGCCTGGAACATCCTCGGGGCAGACCATGGCATCCGTGCCGTAGTTTGCGACTGGCGCCTGCCCAGGCTGGATGGCCTGGATCTTTGCCGCCGTGTGCGCAAGGAAAGGAACGATTACATCAGTTTCATTCTGCTCACGCAGGAACATGCATTGCGGGAGAATCTTCAAGATGCCAGCGCTGCCGGAGTGGATAATTTCTTGAGCAAACCGGTGGATGCTTGCCAGTTGGAGCTGTGCTTGAATACCGCCGCCCGCGTGGTTGATTTTACTTCGGAGAACAAATCATCGTCGGGTCTGCTGCCCATCTGCAGCTATTGTAAAAAGATCCGGGATGGGAAAGACCGCTGGCATCAGATGGAGCATTATCTTTCCTGCGGATTCAATCTGCGCTTCAGCCACAGCATATGCCCGGTTTGCATGGACAAGCATGTTGAGCCTGAACTGAAGCGGCTGGGCATGTGA
- a CDS encoding ThuA domain-containing protein, protein MKSLLRALGALVALACVSFSSLALAADVDPFDQSKVPLEVDTTDTKLTKIVLLAGTPSNKSGQHEYFAGCALMMDLLKQTKGVHVVMARDGWPKNEAIFKNAKAVVYFGDGGGKQPFLEPAKWKIIEDLMKEKAGLVLMHQGVDFPMGPEKNIMGWLGGIFLKDIGCRGHWDMDFPEIGKHAVLGGVKPFKLAGDGWLYNMHFADKGVTPLLSGAVPDKSRSSADAKKYNGRAEVMAWAYERPEGGRGFAFTGADLHKNWAEESQRKLVVNGILWSAGLKIPQEGAPVAFDSANLQRNLDKKDAPAPAAKKAAEKK, encoded by the coding sequence ATGAAATCCCTCCTCCGTGCCTTGGGCGCTCTGGTTGCGTTGGCTTGTGTTTCGTTTTCCTCTCTGGCTTTGGCTGCGGACGTCGATCCATTTGATCAATCTAAGGTGCCATTGGAAGTTGATACGACCGATACGAAGCTGACGAAGATCGTGTTGCTGGCGGGCACGCCGAGCAATAAATCGGGCCAGCATGAATACTTTGCAGGCTGCGCGCTGATGATGGATCTGCTGAAGCAGACGAAGGGTGTGCACGTGGTGATGGCGCGGGATGGCTGGCCGAAGAATGAGGCGATCTTCAAGAATGCGAAGGCGGTGGTTTACTTCGGCGACGGCGGTGGCAAGCAACCGTTTCTGGAACCGGCGAAGTGGAAGATCATTGAGGACCTCATGAAGGAGAAGGCGGGCTTGGTGCTGATGCATCAGGGTGTAGATTTCCCGATGGGACCGGAGAAAAACATCATGGGCTGGCTGGGCGGAATATTCCTGAAAGACATCGGATGCCGCGGGCATTGGGACATGGATTTTCCGGAGATCGGCAAGCATGCGGTGCTGGGCGGCGTGAAGCCGTTCAAACTGGCGGGCGATGGCTGGCTCTACAATATGCACTTCGCTGACAAAGGAGTGACACCTCTCTTGAGCGGGGCGGTGCCGGACAAGTCTCGTTCTTCGGCGGATGCGAAGAAGTATAACGGTCGCGCGGAGGTGATGGCTTGGGCGTATGAACGACCTGAGGGCGGTCGCGGGTTTGCCTTCACGGGTGCGGATTTGCACAAGAACTGGGCGGAAGAGAGCCAGCGCAAGCTGGTGGTGAACGGGATCTTGTGGTCGGCAGGATTGAAGATTCCGCAGGAGGGTGCGCCGGTGGCTTTTGATTCGGCGAATCTACAGCGGAATCTGGATAAGAAGGATGCGCCTGCACCGGCGGCGAAGAAGGCGGCGGAGAAGAAGTGA
- a CDS encoding SRPBCC family protein, with translation MNTEAVTLSTSIHCAADKVYEFILNAENMPRWAFCKSMRKVGKNEWMMGTADGEFPVRFVTRNEFRVADHYVTIAPGNIVYSPMRVLDNGQGGCVVTFTLFRLPTMSDADFARDRGMVEKDLAKLKELMET, from the coding sequence ATGAACACAGAAGCTGTGACTTTATCGACGAGCATCCATTGTGCAGCGGATAAGGTTTATGAGTTTATCCTGAACGCCGAGAATATGCCGCGCTGGGCTTTCTGCAAATCCATGCGCAAAGTCGGCAAGAACGAGTGGATGATGGGGACGGCCGATGGCGAATTTCCTGTGCGATTCGTGACACGAAATGAATTCCGTGTAGCCGATCATTACGTGACCATCGCACCGGGCAACATCGTCTATTCCCCCATGCGCGTGTTGGATAATGGACAGGGCGGTTGCGTAGTAACTTTCACACTGTTCCGACTGCCAACGATGTCAGATGCGGATTTTGCGCGTGATCGCGGAATGGTGGAGAAGGATTTAGCGAAGTTGAAGGAGTTGATGGAGACATAA
- a CDS encoding carbohydrate ABC transporter permease, whose translation MKKTLLPSEKTSWVATILLLVAGILFIYPFVWMFCSAFKDNKEIFKPLQLLPGAWNFAYYKQLFQGDLIPFWRVFANSVLVAFAQAIGTVFLTSLAGYVFAQHRFRFQGLLFVVSLMVIVLPQQALAIPLFSWLNQLKMIDSTWGVILPGVVSGLGILYFTQVFRQMPRELVEASRLAGLSEFRVYWTLLPLCWSALLSFGLIQFILSWHEHLIPMLVLSTQEKQTLPLALAGLFGSSLRFPFAVLMAASTITILPTAILFAVMHRRFKSSLSEVFPH comes from the coding sequence ATGAAAAAAACTCTGCTGCCTTCTGAGAAAACTTCCTGGGTCGCCACGATACTTCTGCTCGTCGCGGGCATCCTCTTCATCTACCCGTTCGTGTGGATGTTCTGCTCGGCGTTCAAGGATAACAAAGAGATATTCAAGCCGTTGCAATTGCTGCCGGGCGCCTGGAACTTCGCCTACTACAAGCAACTGTTCCAAGGCGACCTCATCCCCTTCTGGCGCGTGTTCGCGAATTCCGTGCTGGTGGCGTTTGCGCAGGCGATCGGCACGGTATTCCTCACCTCGCTCGCGGGCTATGTGTTCGCGCAACATCGCTTCCGTTTTCAAGGGTTGCTCTTCGTCGTATCGCTCATGGTCATCGTGCTGCCGCAACAGGCGCTGGCGATCCCGCTGTTTAGCTGGCTGAACCAGTTGAAGATGATCGATTCGACGTGGGGCGTGATCCTGCCGGGTGTGGTGAGTGGTTTGGGCATCCTCTATTTCACGCAAGTGTTCCGCCAGATGCCGCGTGAATTGGTGGAAGCCTCACGACTCGCAGGCCTCTCCGAGTTCCGCGTGTATTGGACGCTACTGCCGCTGTGCTGGTCCGCCCTGCTGAGCTTCGGCCTCATCCAGTTCATCCTCTCATGGCACGAGCACCTCATCCCGATGCTCGTCCTCAGCACACAGGAGAAGCAGACTTTGCCACTCGCCCTCGCAGGATTGTTTGGCAGCAGCTTGCGCTTCCCCTTCGCCGTGCTGATGGCGGCCTCAACAATCACCATCTTACCGACGGCAATCCTGTTCGCGGTGATGCATCGACGGTTTAAGAGCTCGTTGAGTGAAGTGTTCCCCCATTGA
- a CDS encoding sugar ABC transporter permease — translation MGDWKTYWLRGKGAPYLLLLPFFAFFVFFWVMPLVGGLRLSLHSNTLMEEAEYVGAQHYQELRHDPKFEKAIRNNIKYTAACILIILPLSALLAYWLQSSWKKVRPALTFMLLLPGLTPPAVLALLFLLVFHGKEGLLNNLFIMPFSREGFINDLFHLHLNAKPINWLKDPNFIMPALVLQTVWRWTGFVTFFFLAGMEAIPKSLYEAAYLETNNRRKVFKQVTLPLLQPVVLFCAVYLVVDAFAMFSGAYMLLGGSGGTADAGLLLVSYSYQQAFTFGNFGTAAAMCLMVAPVLLALLWLAMMGPRWFRGRAA, via the coding sequence ATGGGTGATTGGAAAACATATTGGCTGCGGGGGAAAGGAGCGCCGTATCTGCTCTTGCTGCCGTTCTTTGCCTTTTTCGTTTTCTTCTGGGTGATGCCACTCGTCGGCGGATTGCGCCTCAGTCTGCATAGCAATACGCTGATGGAAGAGGCGGAGTATGTGGGCGCGCAGCATTATCAGGAGCTGCGGCACGATCCGAAATTTGAGAAGGCCATACGCAATAATATCAAATACACAGCAGCGTGCATCCTGATCATCCTGCCGCTCTCTGCGTTGCTGGCGTATTGGTTGCAATCCTCGTGGAAGAAGGTTCGCCCCGCGCTCACATTCATGTTGTTGCTGCCGGGACTAACTCCGCCTGCGGTGTTAGCACTCCTCTTCTTGTTGGTGTTCCACGGCAAGGAAGGTTTGCTGAATAATCTCTTCATCATGCCTTTCAGCCGCGAGGGCTTTATCAATGATCTGTTTCATCTGCATCTCAATGCCAAACCGATCAACTGGCTGAAAGATCCGAACTTCATCATGCCCGCGCTGGTATTGCAGACGGTGTGGCGCTGGACGGGCTTCGTGACGTTCTTTTTCCTCGCGGGCATGGAGGCGATTCCCAAGTCGCTCTATGAGGCGGCGTATCTGGAAACGAACAATCGTCGGAAGGTATTCAAGCAAGTGACGCTGCCGCTCTTGCAGCCGGTCGTGCTCTTCTGCGCGGTCTATCTGGTGGTGGACGCGTTCGCGATGTTCTCCGGAGCTTACATGCTCCTAGGCGGCAGTGGGGGGACGGCAGATGCCGGATTGCTGCTCGTGTCTTACAGCTATCAACAGGCGTTCACGTTCGGTAATTTCGGCACCGCTGCCGCGATGTGCTTGATGGTCGCACCAGTGTTATTGGCCTTGCTGTGGCTGGCGATGATGGGACCGCGATGGTTCCGAGGGAGGGCGGCATGA
- a CDS encoding extracellular solute-binding protein — translation MKAFGLARVVLLAVAGLALLPVRGITAPLEIWISSFQDKVYYEDMVRLYKEKGHKDFEANIRAYGFREMPDKLAVAIKTGVNPPDIVQLDEVLFGMYLNGEVPFVELSDRIKKAGLDKDIVPNRLSLFAYQGKTYGVPQSLSAMVMYYRTDIMQKHYVAPEDIATWDDFLRVGEELGKKGQAMLALDPSYFEILLRQRGSDWFDKDGKVLPDEELATDTLRFLKDLQEKHIAITPDRASIFDPVFFSGDVANGEVFCVIGADWYGLDMIQQFSSDLSGKWGVMPLPAWKGKDGKLGRRTSTFAGQGLMIYKNSKKVDESWGFMEFVMKDKEANALRFTKGNSFTAYKPAWKDERLLEPVAFFNNEPFGQLLVDLAPSVPPVAMNPKRPMAVFMFQEGIFSSFMYGQIDAKEAVKQMREGLSKAGGPPGGGKDGPPPAEKDKKK, via the coding sequence ATGAAAGCATTTGGATTGGCACGAGTCGTATTGTTGGCGGTCGCAGGTCTGGCATTGCTGCCGGTGCGCGGTATCACCGCCCCCTTGGAGATCTGGATCAGCTCCTTCCAGGACAAGGTCTATTACGAGGACATGGTCCGCCTCTACAAGGAGAAGGGCCACAAGGATTTCGAGGCGAACATCCGCGCCTACGGTTTCCGCGAGATGCCGGACAAGCTGGCCGTGGCGATCAAGACGGGAGTGAACCCGCCGGACATCGTGCAGCTCGATGAAGTGCTCTTCGGCATGTATCTGAATGGCGAGGTGCCGTTCGTGGAATTGAGCGATCGCATCAAGAAAGCCGGGCTGGATAAGGACATCGTGCCGAATCGCCTCTCGCTCTTCGCCTATCAGGGCAAGACGTATGGCGTGCCGCAATCGCTCAGCGCCATGGTGATGTATTACCGCACGGACATCATGCAGAAGCATTACGTGGCGCCGGAAGACATCGCCACGTGGGATGACTTCCTGCGCGTGGGCGAAGAACTTGGCAAGAAGGGCCAGGCCATGCTCGCGCTGGATCCATCTTACTTCGAAATCCTCCTGCGTCAGCGCGGCAGCGATTGGTTCGATAAAGATGGCAAGGTGTTGCCCGATGAAGAACTGGCCACGGATACGTTGCGTTTCCTGAAAGATTTGCAGGAAAAACATATCGCCATCACGCCGGATCGCGCGTCGATCTTTGATCCCGTGTTCTTCAGCGGAGATGTGGCGAATGGTGAAGTATTCTGCGTGATCGGTGCGGATTGGTACGGTCTCGATATGATCCAGCAGTTCAGCTCCGACCTCTCTGGTAAATGGGGCGTGATGCCGCTGCCCGCGTGGAAGGGCAAGGACGGCAAACTGGGCCGCCGCACCTCGACCTTCGCCGGTCAGGGCCTGATGATCTACAAGAACAGCAAGAAGGTGGACGAGTCCTGGGGCTTCATGGAATTCGTGATGAAGGACAAGGAAGCGAATGCGTTGCGCTTCACGAAGGGCAACAGCTTCACCGCCTACAAACCGGCATGGAAAGACGAGCGCTTGCTGGAACCGGTGGCGTTTTTCAACAACGAGCCGTTCGGTCAATTGCTCGTGGACCTCGCGCCTTCCGTGCCGCCGGTGGCGATGAATCCGAAACGGCCGATGGCGGTGTTCATGTTCCAGGAAGGCATCTTCTCGTCCTTCATGTATGGCCAGATCGACGCGAAGGAAGCGGTGAAGCAGATGCGTGAAGGCTTGAGCAAAGCAGGCGGACCTCCGGGCGGCGGGAAAGATGGTCCACCACCAGCGGAGAAGGACAAGAAGAAGTAG
- the ugpC gene encoding sn-glycerol-3-phosphate ABC transporter ATP-binding protein UgpC, translating into MSAVSLHNVSKKFRDPRGREVRAADNVSLEVAEGEFLVLVGPSGCGKSTLLRLIAGLETLDNGSISISDRVVNDFPPADREVAMVFQNYALFPHLTVYENMAFGLQFRKITNRETKQRVQAAAQLLKLEDLLERKPIALSGGQRQRVALGRAIVREPKVFLLDEPLSNLDAQLRAETRAELARLHRRLGATMILVTHDQTEAMTLGQRLCIMNGGKVVQTGTPLEIYQQPKSAFVAGFLGSPGMNLIRGIVHAGGRELLVAVKGSEERLRVDIGWELAIKVMPYVGKDMVIGFRPEHVLLGANIGTGGRSWEATMDLCEPLGHENLLHFTYQGVPFTARAPVESMFAPGQVMPVRIPADRAMVFDGVSGEVMVERMAGPGV; encoded by the coding sequence ATGTCTGCCGTCAGCCTCCATAACGTGAGCAAGAAGTTCCGCGACCCACGCGGACGCGAGGTGCGTGCGGCGGATAACGTATCGCTGGAGGTCGCCGAGGGAGAATTCCTCGTGCTTGTGGGGCCATCGGGTTGTGGGAAATCCACCTTGCTGCGGCTCATTGCGGGATTGGAGACGCTAGATAACGGCTCCATCAGCATCAGTGACCGCGTGGTGAATGACTTCCCTCCTGCCGATCGCGAGGTGGCGATGGTGTTCCAGAATTACGCGCTGTTCCCGCATCTCACGGTGTATGAGAACATGGCGTTCGGCCTGCAATTCCGGAAGATCACGAATCGCGAGACAAAGCAGCGTGTGCAAGCCGCGGCGCAACTGCTGAAGCTGGAAGACTTGTTGGAGCGCAAACCGATCGCGCTCTCCGGTGGTCAGCGTCAACGCGTGGCGCTGGGCCGGGCGATTGTGCGCGAGCCGAAGGTCTTCCTGCTGGATGAACCACTCTCGAATCTGGATGCGCAACTGCGCGCCGAGACGCGTGCGGAACTGGCGCGATTGCATCGGCGGCTCGGGGCCACGATGATCTTGGTGACGCATGATCAGACGGAGGCGATGACGCTGGGCCAACGCCTGTGCATCATGAATGGTGGCAAGGTGGTGCAGACGGGCACGCCACTGGAGATATATCAGCAGCCGAAGAGCGCGTTCGTGGCGGGGTTCCTCGGCAGTCCGGGTATGAATCTCATCCGGGGCATTGTACATGCGGGTGGGCGGGAACTGTTGGTCGCCGTGAAAGGTAGCGAGGAACGGTTGCGGGTGGATATCGGCTGGGAATTGGCCATCAAGGTGATGCCGTATGTGGGGAAGGACATGGTCATCGGCTTCCGCCCGGAGCATGTTCTCCTTGGTGCGAATATCGGCACGGGTGGGCGCAGTTGGGAAGCCACGATGGATCTTTGCGAGCCTTTGGGGCATGAAAATCTCTTACACTTCACCTATCAGGGCGTTCCTTTCACGGCGCGTGCTCCGGTGGAGAGCATGTTTGCCCCCGGTCAGGTGATGCCGGTACGGATTCCGGCGGATCGGGCCATGGTCTTTGACGGGGTATCGGGCGAAGTTATGGTTGAACGAATGGCGGGCCCGGGCGTCTGA
- a CDS encoding c-type cytochrome: MPMLLGGCSTASKSPIPPLKQVETARTGGEIYASCLLCHSTKEMQRGPIIDGLPAWAVELQLKKFRDKVRGSNPTNKSEVLMAAGESIVQVDAEIQRVAEHIASLPPQSHLLIVKGDKQRGKLIYLQCINCHGPKAEGKAEAKSPPLNTLEDWFQLDQLRKFKSGLRGKHPQDAEGNVMRLAVMGLSDEDLKNVTRYIAEDLAAAKPLPKKEPGAPK, translated from the coding sequence ATGCCAATGCTGCTGGGGGGCTGCTCGACAGCCTCGAAATCGCCCATTCCCCCGTTGAAACAGGTCGAAACCGCGCGAACGGGTGGCGAGATTTATGCATCTTGCCTCCTGTGCCACAGCACGAAGGAGATGCAACGGGGGCCGATCATCGATGGTTTACCGGCTTGGGCGGTGGAGCTGCAGTTGAAGAAATTCCGGGATAAAGTCCGCGGGAGCAACCCCACGAACAAGTCCGAGGTGCTCATGGCGGCGGGGGAAAGCATCGTGCAGGTGGATGCGGAGATCCAGCGCGTGGCGGAACACATCGCCAGCCTGCCGCCGCAATCGCACTTACTAATCGTGAAGGGGGACAAGCAGCGGGGTAAACTGATTTACCTCCAGTGCATCAATTGTCATGGGCCGAAAGCCGAGGGCAAGGCGGAGGCTAAATCCCCGCCCTTGAACACGTTGGAGGATTGGTTTCAACTGGACCAGCTCCGCAAGTTCAAGTCCGGCCTCCGGGGGAAGCACCCGCAGGATGCCGAGGGCAATGTCATGCGGCTGGCCGTGATGGGATTGAGCGATGAGGACCTGAAGAATGTCACACGCTACATCGCGGAAGACCTGGCCGCCGCGAAGCCGTTGCCGAAGAAAGAGCCGGGAGCACCGAAATAA